A part of Streptomyces sp. NBC_01451 genomic DNA contains:
- a CDS encoding VOC family protein, protein MSFPTIHNITFDTTGDPYDLGLFWSAVFGRPLADDDKPGDPAAEIEDPDGGPRLLFIQVPEGKSVKNRLHFDLRPHGRTRDEEVERVVSLGARVVADHRRPDGGGWVLMADPEGNEFCVERGELG, encoded by the coding sequence TTGTCTTTCCCGACGATCCACAACATCACCTTCGACACCACCGGTGACCCCTACGACCTCGGCCTGTTCTGGAGCGCGGTGTTCGGCCGCCCGCTGGCCGACGACGACAAGCCCGGTGACCCGGCGGCGGAGATCGAAGACCCGGACGGCGGGCCCAGGCTGCTGTTCATCCAGGTGCCGGAGGGCAAGTCGGTGAAGAACCGCCTGCACTTCGACCTACGACCGCACGGGCGCACCCGGGACGAGGAGGTCGAGCGGGTGGTGTCCCTCGGCGCCCGGGTCGTCGCGGACCACCGCAGGCCGGACGGCGGCGGGTGGGTGCTCATGGCCGACCCGGAGGGCAACGAGTTCTGTGTGGAGCGCGGGGAGCTGGGCTGA
- a CDS encoding ABC transporter ATP-binding protein translates to MSDNLTLPTQQGSTGTSTEELLKVEGLTKHFPIYGGFPIKRKVGAVQAVDGIDLTIGVAESVGMVGESGCGKSTAGRLLTRLLEPTGGKITYSGQDITHASRRQLAPVRSEIQMIFQDPYSSLNPRQTVGTIIKSPMEVNGIEPSGGREKRVRELLELVGLNPEHYNRFPHEFSGGQRQRIGVARALALKPKLIVADEPVSALDVSIQAQVVNLLKKVQEEMGIAFLFIAHDLAIVRHFSQRVAVMYLGKIVEIGDRDSIYNRPRHPYTHALLSAVPEVAMEDEADARERIRLAGDVPSPIHPPSGCRFRTRCWKAQDKCASEEPPLVQISGNRDGHMTACHFPEEPTTEARDEDVVLDPALKALEADATED, encoded by the coding sequence ATGAGTGACAACCTCACCCTCCCCACACAGCAGGGTTCCACCGGTACGTCGACCGAGGAACTGCTCAAGGTCGAGGGCCTCACGAAGCACTTCCCGATCTACGGCGGCTTCCCGATCAAACGGAAGGTCGGCGCCGTCCAGGCGGTCGACGGCATCGATCTGACCATCGGTGTCGCCGAGAGCGTCGGCATGGTGGGCGAGTCCGGCTGCGGCAAGTCGACCGCGGGCCGGCTCCTCACCCGGCTGCTGGAGCCGACCGGCGGCAAGATCACGTACTCCGGCCAGGACATCACGCACGCCTCGCGCAGGCAGCTGGCGCCGGTCCGGTCCGAGATCCAGATGATCTTCCAGGACCCGTACAGCTCCCTGAACCCGCGGCAGACCGTCGGTACGATCATCAAGTCGCCGATGGAGGTCAACGGGATCGAGCCGTCGGGCGGCCGGGAGAAGCGGGTCCGGGAGCTGCTGGAGCTGGTCGGGCTCAACCCCGAGCACTACAACCGCTTCCCGCACGAGTTCTCCGGCGGCCAGCGCCAGCGCATCGGGGTGGCCCGCGCGCTCGCCCTGAAGCCCAAGCTGATCGTGGCGGACGAGCCGGTCTCCGCGCTGGACGTCTCCATCCAGGCCCAGGTGGTGAACCTCCTCAAGAAGGTCCAGGAGGAGATGGGCATCGCGTTCCTGTTCATCGCCCACGACCTGGCGATCGTCCGGCACTTCTCGCAGCGCGTCGCGGTGATGTACCTCGGCAAGATCGTCGAGATCGGCGACCGGGACTCGATCTACAACCGCCCGCGTCACCCGTACACGCACGCCCTGCTGTCCGCCGTCCCCGAGGTGGCGATGGAGGACGAGGCTGACGCCCGTGAGCGCATCCGCCTCGCCGGTGACGTCCCCTCGCCGATCCACCCGCCGTCCGGCTGCCGTTTCCGTACGCGCTGCTGGAAGGCCCAGGACAAGTGCGCGAGCGAGGAGCCCCCGCTGGTCCAGATCTCCGGCAACCGTGACGGCCACATGACGGCCTGCCACTTCCCGGAGGAGCCGACGACGGAGGCCCGCGACGAGGACGTCGTCCTCGACCCGGCGCTGAAGGCGCTGGAGGCGGACGCCACGGAGGACTGA
- a CDS encoding ABC transporter substrate-binding protein: MKSLNSRRTRAIVVAIAAGSLALTGCSENKGGSSGKDSKEDQSKAAEQSKAVVYADAAASTGPAEEVAGAKSGGTVQVYQESGLTHLDPGQIYVSDAGQVANLLYRGLTNFEEDGKGNVSVVGDLATDSGKSSDGGKTWTYTLKDGVKDQNGNVITSADIRHTIERQYAAFIFDGPTYLQTWLSGPKYRDTLKDGGFGSKHLPSTVLDTPDAKTVVFHFDTARPDLPQTLAMPGYSVVPEKTDTKEKYDAAPVSTGPYKIAEYKVGKSMKLVKNENWDPKTDSVRHQYVDGFNFDFGVTESTQTSRLIADQGDSKNAIQLTGGVEATQIQKVISDAAVNKRTIKGYQPYVMTLTFNLDRVKNKAVRDAITYGVNSKSLIAGEGGAYGGDPAPNLFAPTLPGYEATYDPYGRLKTPQGNIAKAKELLKDVPAAEKKLVYAYSNSEAGQKRKVAIEDALTKIGIDVVAKEVDSASYYEQIGKVKNPYDMYVTGWGQDWPSPGTVVTPIYDGDQVADGSANYSHINDPKVQELIKKALTQEPTAAAATWKEAQHYILEKVNPAAPLWYTKQFQLYGSNIGGARYSTESSYIDITRLFLKS, encoded by the coding sequence ATGAAGTCGCTCAATTCGCGTAGAACGCGGGCCATCGTGGTCGCCATCGCGGCCGGCTCCCTCGCGCTCACCGGTTGCTCCGAGAACAAGGGCGGCAGCTCCGGCAAGGACTCCAAGGAGGACCAGTCCAAGGCTGCCGAGCAGTCGAAGGCGGTCGTCTACGCCGACGCAGCCGCGTCGACCGGCCCCGCCGAGGAGGTCGCCGGCGCCAAGAGCGGCGGTACCGTCCAGGTCTACCAGGAGTCGGGCCTCACCCACCTGGACCCGGGCCAGATCTACGTCTCGGACGCCGGCCAGGTCGCCAACCTGCTGTACCGCGGCCTGACCAACTTCGAGGAGGACGGCAAGGGCAACGTCTCGGTCGTCGGTGACCTCGCGACCGACTCGGGCAAGTCCTCGGACGGCGGCAAGACCTGGACCTACACGCTGAAGGACGGCGTCAAGGACCAGAACGGCAACGTCATCACGTCCGCCGACATCCGCCACACCATCGAGCGCCAGTACGCCGCGTTCATCTTCGACGGCCCGACCTACCTGCAGACCTGGCTGAGCGGCCCGAAGTACCGCGACACGCTGAAGGACGGCGGCTTCGGCTCCAAGCACCTGCCGTCCACGGTTCTGGACACCCCGGACGCCAAGACTGTCGTCTTCCACTTCGACACGGCGCGTCCGGACCTGCCCCAGACGCTTGCCATGCCGGGCTACTCGGTCGTCCCCGAGAAGACCGACACGAAGGAGAAGTACGACGCGGCTCCGGTCTCGACCGGCCCGTACAAGATCGCCGAGTACAAGGTCGGCAAGTCCATGAAGCTCGTCAAGAACGAGAACTGGGACCCGAAGACCGACTCCGTGCGCCACCAGTACGTTGACGGCTTCAACTTCGACTTCGGTGTCACCGAGTCGACGCAGACCAGCCGCCTGATCGCCGACCAGGGCGACTCCAAGAACGCCATCCAGCTCACCGGTGGCGTCGAGGCGACCCAGATCCAGAAGGTCATCAGCGACGCGGCCGTCAACAAGCGCACGATCAAGGGCTACCAGCCCTACGTCATGACGCTGACGTTCAACCTGGACCGGGTGAAGAACAAGGCCGTCCGTGACGCGATCACCTACGGCGTGAACTCCAAGTCGCTCATCGCCGGCGAGGGTGGCGCCTACGGTGGCGACCCGGCCCCGAACCTGTTCGCCCCGACCCTGCCCGGCTACGAGGCCACGTACGACCCGTACGGCCGTCTGAAGACGCCCCAGGGCAACATCGCGAAGGCCAAGGAGCTTCTGAAGGACGTTCCGGCCGCCGAGAAGAAGCTCGTCTACGCGTACTCCAACAGCGAGGCCGGCCAGAAGCGCAAGGTCGCCATCGAGGACGCGCTGACGAAGATCGGCATCGACGTCGTCGCCAAGGAAGTCGACTCCGCGAGCTACTACGAGCAGATCGGCAAGGTCAAGAACCCGTACGACATGTACGTCACGGGCTGGGGCCAGGACTGGCCGTCGCCGGGCACGGTCGTCACGCCCATCTACGACGGTGACCAGGTCGCCGACGGGTCCGCGAACTACTCGCACATCAACGACCCGAAGGTCCAGGAGCTCATCAAGAAGGCCCTGACCCAGGAGCCGACCGCCGCTGCCGCGACCTGGAAGGAAGCGCAGCACTACATCCTGGAGAAGGTCAACCCGGCCGCTCCGCTCTGGTACACCAAGCAGTTCCAGCTCTACGGTTCGAACATCGGCGGTGCCCGCTACAGCACCGAGTCGAGCTACATCGACATCACCCGACTGTTCCTGAAGTCGTAA
- a CDS encoding ABC transporter ATP-binding protein → MTTLTKPEDAPAPTGPDSFLSVRDLKVQFSTEDGIVKAVDGLSFDVERGKTLGIVGESGSGKSVTNLTILGLHNPRTSTVDGEIVFDGKELVTATEKELEQLRGNKMAMIFQDPLTALSPYYTVGRQLSEPYMKHRGASKKEAKDRAVQMLEKVGIPQPKTRFDDYPHQFSGGMRQRAMIAMSLMCDPDLLIADEPTTALDVTVQAQILDLLKDLQQEFGSAIIFITHDLGVISNVADDLLVMYAGRAVERGSVKEVLRTPKHPYTWGLLSSMPRLDGNIHEALTPIPGSPPSLLNPPSGCPFHPRCAFTGEVSGNRCTDERPSLADGRASACHLTAEQKQTIFIDKIQPRLR, encoded by the coding sequence GTGACCACACTGACCAAGCCAGAGGACGCACCGGCCCCGACCGGTCCGGACAGCTTCCTCTCGGTCCGCGATCTCAAGGTGCAGTTCTCCACCGAGGACGGCATCGTCAAGGCGGTCGACGGGCTCTCCTTCGACGTCGAGCGCGGCAAGACCCTGGGTATCGTGGGCGAGTCGGGATCCGGCAAGTCCGTCACCAACCTGACGATCCTCGGTCTGCACAACCCCCGGACCAGCACTGTCGACGGCGAGATCGTCTTCGACGGCAAGGAGCTCGTCACCGCCACGGAGAAGGAGCTGGAGCAGCTCCGCGGCAACAAGATGGCGATGATCTTCCAGGACCCGCTGACCGCGCTCTCCCCGTACTACACGGTGGGCCGTCAGCTGTCCGAGCCGTACATGAAGCACCGGGGCGCCTCCAAGAAGGAGGCCAAGGACCGGGCCGTGCAGATGCTGGAGAAGGTCGGCATCCCGCAGCCCAAGACGCGCTTCGACGACTATCCGCACCAGTTCTCCGGCGGTATGCGCCAGCGCGCGATGATCGCCATGTCGCTGATGTGCGACCCCGACCTGCTGATCGCCGACGAGCCCACCACCGCGCTGGATGTGACGGTGCAGGCCCAGATCCTGGACCTGCTCAAGGACCTCCAGCAGGAGTTCGGCTCCGCGATCATCTTCATCACGCACGACCTCGGCGTCATCTCGAACGTGGCCGACGACCTGCTGGTGATGTACGCGGGCCGGGCCGTCGAGCGCGGCAGCGTGAAGGAAGTGCTCCGCACGCCGAAGCACCCGTACACCTGGGGTCTGCTCAGCTCCATGCCGCGCCTGGACGGCAACATCCACGAGGCGCTGACGCCGATCCCCGGCTCGCCGCCCTCACTGCTCAACCCGCCCTCGGGCTGCCCCTTCCACCCGCGTTGCGCCTTCACCGGCGAGGTCTCGGGCAACCGCTGCACCGACGAACGGCCGTCGCTGGCGGACGGGCGCGCCTCCGCGTGCCATCTGACGGCGGAGCAGAAGCAGACCATCTTCATCGACAAGATCCAGCCCCGGCTGCGCTAG
- a CDS encoding ABC transporter permease: MFQFILRRTVGAVVTLFLIGATTFFLFVAAPSDYASLACGKDCSPARLEDIRTALGLNLPIAQQFWDFMSGIVTGRDFPQGHCSAPCLGQSFYYNDMVWNLIKDRFPLTLSLTIGALVVFLVVGLGAGMLSAYKRGSLVDKISTGASMVLSSFQIYFLGPIALIVFVYSTGWMEDPKYVPFTEDPVGWLVGLSIPMVVMATIFTAQYTRMARASMIEQLAEEHVRTARAKGMSQKYVFFRYAWRGSLIPIVTVLGIDVSALLGGGVVTELTFSLQGIGRLAVDGAVQKDLPLTMGIMLFGAFFILILNILTDIVYAYIDPRVRLS; the protein is encoded by the coding sequence ATGTTTCAGTTCATCCTCCGGCGTACGGTCGGTGCCGTCGTCACCCTGTTCCTGATCGGCGCCACCACGTTCTTCCTGTTCGTCGCGGCGCCCTCCGACTACGCCTCACTGGCCTGTGGCAAGGACTGCTCGCCCGCGAGACTCGAAGACATCCGTACTGCCCTTGGGCTCAACCTGCCCATCGCGCAGCAGTTCTGGGACTTCATGTCTGGCATCGTGACCGGCCGTGACTTCCCGCAGGGCCACTGCAGCGCACCCTGCCTCGGACAGTCGTTCTACTACAACGACATGGTCTGGAACCTCATCAAGGACCGCTTCCCGCTGACCCTGTCGCTGACGATCGGCGCGCTGGTCGTCTTCCTGGTCGTGGGCCTCGGCGCGGGCATGCTCTCCGCCTACAAGCGTGGCTCCCTGGTGGACAAGATCTCCACCGGCGCGTCCATGGTGCTCAGCTCGTTCCAGATCTACTTCCTCGGACCGATCGCGCTGATCGTCTTCGTCTACAGCACCGGCTGGATGGAAGACCCGAAGTACGTGCCGTTCACCGAGGACCCGGTCGGCTGGCTCGTCGGACTGTCCATCCCGATGGTCGTCATGGCCACCATCTTCACCGCGCAGTACACGCGTATGGCGCGCGCCTCGATGATCGAGCAGCTCGCGGAGGAACACGTCCGCACCGCCCGCGCCAAGGGCATGTCACAGAAGTACGTCTTCTTCCGCTACGCCTGGCGCGGGTCGCTCATCCCGATCGTCACCGTGCTCGGCATCGACGTCAGCGCCCTGCTGGGCGGCGGTGTCGTCACCGAACTGACCTTCTCCCTCCAGGGCATCGGCCGCCTGGCCGTGGACGGCGCGGTCCAGAAGGACCTCCCGCTGACGATGGGCATCATGTTGTTCGGGGCCTTCTTCATCCTGATCCTGAACATCCTTACCGACATCGTGTACGCCTATATCGACCCGCGCGTCCGGCTCTCCTAG
- a CDS encoding ABC transporter family substrate-binding protein, which produces MSHHGVGLRAVTRSVAFLTAGVLAVPLVTACGGDQDEESKPLAGQDIAPAARAELADGGTLRWAVDSVPETLNTFQADADAATTRVAQAVLPSMYRLDVNGRPQRNADFLESAKIVETEPRQVVLYKLHQQAVWSDGREIGAADFAAQWRALSGRDSAYWTARNAGYDRIEKVQRGANDLEVKVTFSRPYADWKSLFSPLYPKEVMGTPDSFNDGARRRLKVTAGPFGLKKVARADGDVVLVRNPRWWGRTPRLDGIVLHAVPRDKRAEALAAGKVDVAEIDPAEAERIVLAARGKSTPLQGPGAALTPARALRSWALAHGSDDEAAGAEAGARRKQRAAAAEYAEQQQSLSAFEVRKSLEPAYTQLALNGADGPLADERVRRAIARALDREEIAGLVLKPLGLPAVPVGSHLALSGQAAYADNSGALGGQDTDEAEALLADAGWVHGGPLGKPRKKDGEKVAGGEGKKAGGRSAAPKASPKASPKTSAKASPKAGEGSGDDDGTYVVGDDDKPYGEPVREDHQNPQDHRDHRDGAGKKNLAQDGKQSVRKHPEQGGAPGAYAPKGTPAPAGAAGALAKDGKPLTLRFVLPSGPGSATLRAVGERIARMLDRVGIRTAVTKVSDDSYFKDHIASGQYDLALYSWPASAFPATDARPIYAKPVPAADGSLNVEQNYTRVGTDQVDQLFDQAIATLDEGRSASLVRKADARIWAAGGSIPLFQRPQLTAVRKNVANLGAFGFQTPLYEDMGFLKKGVTPGSRPSSRP; this is translated from the coding sequence ATGTCCCACCACGGCGTCGGACTGCGCGCGGTCACTCGCTCGGTCGCCTTCCTCACCGCCGGCGTGCTCGCCGTGCCGCTGGTCACCGCGTGCGGCGGTGACCAGGACGAAGAGAGCAAGCCGCTCGCCGGGCAGGACATCGCGCCCGCCGCCCGCGCCGAGCTCGCCGACGGCGGCACTCTGCGCTGGGCCGTGGACTCCGTACCGGAGACGCTCAACACCTTCCAGGCGGACGCCGACGCGGCGACCACCCGGGTCGCGCAGGCCGTGCTGCCGTCGATGTACCGGCTCGACGTGAACGGGCGGCCCCAGCGCAACGCCGACTTCCTGGAGTCCGCCAAGATCGTCGAGACCGAGCCCAGGCAGGTCGTCCTCTACAAGCTGCACCAGCAGGCCGTCTGGAGCGACGGCCGGGAGATCGGTGCCGCCGACTTCGCCGCCCAGTGGCGTGCCCTGTCCGGCAGGGACTCCGCGTACTGGACCGCCCGCAACGCCGGGTACGACCGCATCGAGAAGGTGCAGCGCGGCGCGAACGACCTTGAGGTCAAGGTCACCTTCAGCCGGCCCTACGCCGACTGGAAGTCGCTGTTCTCGCCCCTGTACCCCAAGGAGGTCATGGGCACCCCGGACTCCTTCAACGACGGGGCGCGGCGCAGGCTGAAGGTCACCGCCGGGCCCTTCGGCCTCAAGAAGGTCGCCAGGGCGGACGGCGACGTCGTCCTCGTACGCAACCCGCGCTGGTGGGGGCGTACCCCCCGGCTCGACGGGATCGTGCTGCACGCCGTACCGCGTGACAAGCGCGCCGAGGCGCTCGCCGCCGGCAAGGTGGACGTCGCCGAGATCGACCCCGCCGAGGCCGAGCGCATCGTTCTCGCCGCGCGCGGCAAGTCCACCCCCCTCCAGGGCCCCGGCGCCGCGCTCACCCCGGCCCGAGCCCTGCGCTCCTGGGCCCTCGCGCACGGTTCCGACGACGAAGCGGCCGGGGCGGAGGCCGGCGCCCGGCGCAAGCAGCGCGCCGCCGCCGCCGAGTACGCCGAGCAGCAGCAGTCGCTCAGCGCGTTCGAGGTGCGCAAGTCCCTCGAACCGGCCTACACACAGCTCGCCCTCAACGGCGCCGACGGCCCCCTCGCCGACGAACGCGTCCGCCGCGCGATCGCCCGTGCGCTGGACCGCGAGGAGATCGCCGGCCTCGTACTCAAGCCGCTGGGGCTGCCCGCCGTACCCGTCGGCAGTCATCTCGCGCTCTCCGGGCAGGCCGCCTACGCCGACAACAGCGGCGCGCTCGGCGGCCAGGACACCGACGAGGCCGAGGCGCTCCTCGCCGACGCGGGGTGGGTGCACGGCGGCCCGCTCGGGAAGCCGAGGAAGAAGGACGGCGAGAAGGTCGCCGGAGGTGAGGGGAAGAAGGCCGGCGGCAGGTCCGCCGCGCCCAAGGCGTCCCCGAAGGCGTCCCCGAAGACTTCCGCCAAGGCGTCGCCCAAGGCCGGTGAGGGCAGCGGTGACGACGACGGGACCTATGTCGTCGGCGACGACGACAAGCCGTACGGCGAGCCCGTCCGCGAGGACCACCAGAACCCGCAGGACCACCGGGACCACCGGGACGGTGCCGGGAAGAAGAACCTCGCCCAGGACGGGAAGCAGTCCGTCCGCAAGCACCCGGAACAGGGCGGTGCACCCGGTGCCTACGCGCCCAAGGGCACCCCTGCTCCCGCCGGGGCCGCCGGGGCGCTCGCCAAGGACGGCAAGCCGCTGACCTTGCGGTTCGTGCTCCCCTCGGGGCCGGGCTCCGCCACGCTGCGGGCCGTGGGCGAACGGATCGCGCGGATGCTCGACCGGGTCGGTATCCGTACCGCTGTCACCAAGGTGTCCGACGACAGCTACTTCAAGGACCACATCGCCAGCGGACAGTACGACCTGGCCCTGTACTCGTGGCCCGCGTCCGCCTTCCCGGCCACCGACGCGCGGCCCATCTACGCCAAGCCGGTGCCCGCCGCCGACGGGTCGCTGAACGTCGAGCAGAACTACACCAGGGTCGGCACCGACCAGGTGGACCAGCTGTTCGACCAGGCCATCGCCACCCTGGACGAGGGCAGGTCGGCCTCGCTGGTGCGGAAGGCCGACGCCCGGATCTGGGCGGCCGGCGGGTCCATTCCGCTCTTCCAGCGGCCCCAGCTCACGGCAGTGCGGAAGAACGTCGCCAACCTGGGTGCCTTCGGCTTCCAGACCCCCCTCTACGAGGACATGGGATTCCTGAAGAAGGGCGTCACCCCGGGCAGCAGGCCGTCGTCCCGACCGTGA
- a CDS encoding ABC transporter permease — MTSPAKAEGAGPSIALDPELDTKTEPAKGPKKLEGRSPGQLMWQRFKRDRTGVICACVVIFYFVIALAAPLLTKLSGTNPYTLYGQDPTYADSPVLDEFGLPLGYFGGVSGTHWFGVEPQLGRDVFAMLMYGMRTSLFMAVGVTVLVMITGILIGLIGGYVGGRTDYWIGRVTDFFLSFPSQLFFIAFMPVVTAFFVDPREETPTYLRAVAMLIVLWVLGWMGMARLIRSTVLSLRDREFVEAAKVAGASPWRIIRKEILPNVVSPILVQFTYQLPSTILTIAFLSFAGVGFVEPTPDWGRMFAAGAGYAEPDPSFMFFPGLALVIFILCFNLLGDSVRDAFDPKSGR; from the coding sequence ATGACCAGTCCAGCCAAGGCTGAAGGCGCCGGGCCCTCGATCGCCTTGGACCCCGAGCTCGATACGAAGACCGAGCCCGCCAAGGGGCCGAAGAAGCTTGAGGGTCGTTCTCCCGGGCAGTTGATGTGGCAGCGCTTCAAGCGTGACCGTACCGGTGTCATCTGCGCCTGCGTAGTGATTTTCTACTTCGTCATCGCGCTGGCGGCGCCTCTGCTGACGAAGCTCAGCGGGACGAACCCCTACACGCTGTACGGCCAGGACCCCACGTACGCGGACAGCCCCGTCCTGGACGAGTTCGGGCTGCCGCTCGGCTACTTCGGCGGCGTCTCGGGGACCCACTGGTTCGGCGTGGAGCCGCAGCTGGGCCGTGACGTCTTCGCCATGCTGATGTACGGCATGCGCACCTCGCTGTTCATGGCGGTGGGCGTGACCGTGCTGGTCATGATCACGGGCATCCTCATCGGTCTGATCGGCGGCTACGTCGGCGGTCGTACCGACTACTGGATCGGCCGGGTCACGGACTTCTTCCTCTCCTTCCCCTCACAGCTGTTCTTCATCGCGTTCATGCCCGTCGTGACCGCGTTCTTCGTGGATCCGCGGGAGGAAACCCCCACGTACCTCCGCGCGGTGGCGATGCTGATCGTTCTGTGGGTGCTGGGCTGGATGGGCATGGCCCGTCTGATCCGCTCCACGGTGCTGTCCCTGCGAGACCGTGAGTTCGTGGAGGCGGCCAAGGTCGCGGGCGCCTCTCCGTGGCGGATCATCCGCAAGGAGATCCTGCCCAACGTGGTCTCGCCGATCCTGGTGCAGTTCACATACCAGCTGCCCAGCACGATTCTCACCATCGCGTTCCTGTCCTTCGCGGGCGTCGGCTTCGTCGAGCCGACCCCCGACTGGGGGCGGATGTTCGCCGCCGGTGCCGGGTACGCGGAGCCCGATCCGTCCTTCATGTTCTTCCCGGGCCTGGCTCTGGTGATCTTCATCCTGTGCTTCAACCTCCTCGGAGACTCCGTACGGGATGCGTTCGACCCCAAGTCCGGGCGCTGA
- the typA gene encoding translational GTPase TypA, whose protein sequence is MATRHDIRNVAIVAHVDHGKTTLVDAMLKQAGAFAAHAAESLDDRMMDSNDLEREKGITILAKNTAVKYHPKDGGDVITINIIDTPGHADFGGEVERGLSMVDAVVLLVDASEGPLPQTRFVLRKALQQRLPVILCINKTDRPDSRIDEVVNETYDLFLDLDADEEQIEFPIVYACARDGVASLTKPEDGTVPADSNSLEPFFSTILSHVPAPLFDEEAPLQAHVTNLDADNFLGRIALLRVEQGELRKGQTVTWIKRDGTMSNVRITELLMTEALTRKPAEMAGPGDICAVAGIPDIMIGETLADPERPIALPLITVDEPAISMTIGTNTSPMVGRGGTGKGAENKAVVKDRKVTARQVKDRLDRELIGNVSLRVLDTERPDAWEVQGRGELALAILVEQMRREGFELTIGKPQVVTQIIDGKVHEPVERMTIDVPEEHMGAVTQLMGVRKGRMDNMSNHGSGWVRMEFVVPSRGLIGFRTEFLTGTRGTGIAHSIHEGHEPWFGVLATRNNGSLVADRAGAVTAFAMTNLQERGVLFTDPGTEVYEGMIVGENSRSDDMDVNITKEKKLTNMRSSSADSFEAIVPPRKLSLEQSLEFCRDDECVEVTPEAVRIRKVNLDARERARSASRAKHG, encoded by the coding sequence ATGGCCACGCGCCACGACATCCGCAACGTCGCCATCGTCGCCCACGTCGACCACGGGAAGACGACACTGGTCGACGCCATGCTGAAGCAGGCCGGTGCCTTCGCCGCGCACGCCGCCGAGTCGCTCGACGACCGCATGATGGACTCGAACGACCTGGAACGTGAGAAGGGCATCACGATCCTCGCCAAGAACACGGCGGTGAAGTACCACCCGAAGGACGGGGGGGACGTCATCACCATCAACATCATCGACACCCCGGGCCACGCCGACTTCGGTGGCGAGGTCGAGCGCGGTCTGTCGATGGTGGACGCCGTGGTTCTGCTGGTCGACGCCTCCGAGGGGCCGTTGCCGCAGACCCGTTTCGTGCTGCGCAAGGCGCTCCAGCAGCGTCTGCCGGTCATCCTCTGCATCAACAAGACCGACCGCCCGGACTCCCGGATCGACGAGGTCGTCAACGAGACGTACGACCTCTTCCTGGACCTGGACGCCGACGAGGAGCAGATCGAGTTCCCCATCGTCTACGCGTGTGCGCGTGACGGTGTCGCCTCGCTGACCAAGCCGGAGGACGGCACCGTCCCGGCCGACAGCAACAGCCTGGAGCCGTTCTTCTCCACGATCCTGTCGCACGTCCCGGCCCCGCTGTTCGACGAGGAGGCCCCGCTCCAGGCGCACGTCACCAACCTGGACGCGGACAACTTCCTCGGCCGTATCGCGCTGCTCCGGGTCGAGCAGGGCGAGCTGCGCAAGGGCCAGACCGTCACGTGGATCAAGCGTGACGGCACGATGTCCAACGTCCGCATCACCGAGCTGCTGATGACCGAGGCGCTCACCCGCAAGCCCGCCGAGATGGCCGGCCCGGGTGACATCTGTGCCGTCGCCGGTATCCCGGACATCATGATCGGCGAGACCCTGGCCGACCCCGAGCGGCCGATCGCGCTGCCGCTCATCACGGTCGACGAGCCGGCGATCTCCATGACCATCGGTACGAACACCTCGCCGATGGTCGGCCGCGGCGGCACCGGCAAGGGTGCCGAGAACAAGGCAGTGGTCAAGGACCGCAAGGTCACCGCCCGGCAGGTCAAGGACCGTCTCGACCGCGAGCTGATCGGTAACGTCAGCCTCCGTGTCCTCGACACCGAGCGTCCCGACGCCTGGGAGGTCCAGGGCCGTGGTGAGCTGGCGCTCGCCATCCTGGTCGAGCAGATGCGCCGTGAGGGCTTCGAGCTGACCATCGGCAAGCCGCAGGTCGTCACCCAGATCATCGACGGCAAGGTCCACGAGCCCGTCGAGCGCATGACGATCGACGTGCCCGAGGAGCACATGGGCGCGGTCACGCAGCTCATGGGTGTCCGCAAGGGCCGGATGGACAACATGTCCAACCACGGCTCCGGCTGGGTGCGCATGGAGTTCGTCGTGCCCTCGCGCGGTCTCATCGGCTTCCGTACGGAGTTCCTGACGGGCACGCGCGGCACCGGCATCGCGCACTCCATCCACGAGGGCCACGAGCCCTGGTTCGGCGTGCTGGCGACCCGTAACAACGGTTCGCTGGTCGCCGACCGGGCCGGCGCCGTCACCGCGTTCGCGATGACGAACCTCCAGGAGCGCGGTGTGCTGTTCACCGACCCCGGCACCGAGGTGTACGAGGGCATGATCGTCGGCGAGAACTCTCGCTCCGACGACATGGACGTGAACATCACCAAGGAGAAGAAGCTCACGAACATGCGGTCGTCCTCGGCCGACTCGTTCGAGGCGATCGTCCCGCCCCGCAAGCTCTCCCTGGAGCAGTCCCTGGAGTTCTGCCGCGACGACGAGTGCGTCGAGGTCACCCCGGAGGCGGTTCGCATCCGCAAGGTGAACCTGGACGCCCGTGAGCGCGCCCGCTCCGCCAGCCGCGCCAAGCACGGCTGA